Proteins encoded by one window of Bactrocera oleae isolate idBacOlea1 chromosome 4, idBacOlea1, whole genome shotgun sequence:
- the LOC138857053 gene encoding uncharacterized protein: MSQNINIINKNKKESGPPSKRPEGAGCSQRRAAFGTSSTTAKARTGAKLGPGAKANTKWAVAKAGATKTATLEAAHTNPCSQKLAAKQEKVGDAKSEAASSGSAREWPSFRIDDPAKAKYAERRRAAYLLKKVELQPPSNEELTKELQESIDCARAVLPNFKLEAPVVATKRQRSAEEAKPSAKRPKTKGVTPVRSFADVARNRIVIGVLDEGDPEGKIPRAQWKWVQAALTNVALEVLLSNPGPPPSCADAGWYQGQIKMIACDDERSVQLYKAAISKVGEVYPGAKLVAVDRKDIPSRPRARVWIPATPSQPDQIMQLIRACNPNLPTEGWRFVKAFDDPAAESGVETKRATMQILLLLTKESVEPLAKSGGEINYGFTKVRVMTYKSDADAGENLASESECEVEEDPVESSSDAEITDQGECTSGSELADRLSKLYTESELLSDSHDDAEKTITNASSPN, encoded by the coding sequence atgagccaaaacattaacataataaataaaaacaaaaaggagtccggacctccttcAAAAAGACCGGAGGGAGCGGGTTGCTCCCAgagaagagcagcgtttggcacgagctcgacaacagccaaagcgaggacaggagcgaagcttggtcctggagcaaaggcgAATACTAAGTGGGCAGTAGCCAAGGCTGGCgccacaaaaacagcaacgctggaggcagcccataccaaccCCTGTAGCCAAAAATTGGCAGCCAAGCAGGAGAAGGTGGGAGATGCTAAAAGCGAAGCTGCCAGTAGTGGGTCAGCCAGAGAGTGGCCTTCCTTCAGGATTGATGACCCGGCAAAAgcaaagtatgcagagaggcgacgcgctgcatacctgttgaagaaggtggagctgcaaccgccaagcaatgaggagctcacaaaggagctccaagaatccattgattgcgcgagagctgtcctacctaacttcaaactagaagcgccggtagtggcaacaaaaagacaaaggtccgctgaagaggctaagccgtcagcaaagagaccgaaaactaagggcgtgacgcccgtaagatcttttgctgatgtggcccgaaaccgcattgtcattggtgtgctggatgagggtgatcccgaaggaaaaatccccagagcccaatggaaatgggtgcaagccgcactgacgaatgtggctttggaagtgctacttagcaatccaggtccacccccgtcatgtgcggatgccggatggtatcaagggcaaataaagatgatagcgtgtgacgacgagagatcggtccagctatataaagCAGCAATATCTAAAGTGGGagaggtctaccccggagccaaattggtggcggtagacaggaaagatatcccatcccgaccgagagcaagggtatggatcccggctacaccatcgcagccggaccaaataatgcagctcataagagcctgcaacccaaatctgccaacggagggatggagattcgtcaaggcctttgaCGACCCCGCAGCAGAATCTGGAGTGGAGACGAAgcgagccacaatgcagattctgctgcttctaacaaaagaatccgtagaaccgctagcgaaaagtggcggagagatcaactacggattcacaaaagtaagggtcatgacctacaaatcagacgccgatgcaggagaaaacttggcatcggaatcggagtgcgaagtcgaggaagatccagtggagtcctcgagcgacgcagagatcacggatcaaggtgagtgtacttcggggtctgaacttgcggacagactctctaaactctacactgagagtgagcttttaagcgactctcatgatgatgcagagaagaccataactaatgcgtcttctccaaattaa